Within Thermococcus celer Vu 13 = JCM 8558, the genomic segment AGTACGACCTCGGTATGTTCGCATTCCCCGCTGGAAGGTACCAGGGTCTCGGTGCGGACGTTCTTGCCAATCTCAACCTTTACAAGAGTGCCAGCTCGTACAACGAGCTGACCTTCAACACCTACCACGACCCCGACAAGGATGCCCCCATAGTTACCGTCGGTGACAATGTTTACTTCAACCCGTTCGCCATCAGGGAAGTCAGGTTCGCTATGAACTACCTCATCAGCAGGGACTACATCGTCCAGAACATCTACCAGGGTAGCGGTGCCCCGATGTTTGGGTGCATCAGGCCGAGCCACCCGGCCGACAAGTACTTTGAACCGGTTTACAATGCCCTCGGTCTCAGCGGTGCCGGAAACGAGCAGCTTGCCCTCAACATCATAGACCAGGCCATGAACAAGGCCGCCCAGGAGGTTGCCAACTACGGCCACACCCTGAAGAAGCAGGACGGAATGTGGTACTTCGACGGCCAGCCGGTTACCCTCAAGTTCATCATCCGTACCGAGGACGAGAGGAAGGACATCGGTCTCTACGTTGCCGACCTCCTCGAGAAGAAGGTTGGCTTCAAGGTTGAGAGGCTTCTCTGGGACAGGCAGAAGGCCGGTCAGGTCGTCTTCGCCAAGCCCCCGAGCAACTACGAGTGGAACATCTACACCGGTGGATGGGGTACCAGCGGTATCCCGAGCGTCTGGATTGACGACTACACCGCCTGGTTCTACGCAGCCTGGTACGGGTACGTCCCCGGTGCGGTCGAGCCGAAGCACGTTAACACCGTCACCGTTGAGGACGCCCTTAAGTACATCGGCAACGGCGACGTTAACGCCGGTCTCCAGAAGATAGGGGCCGAGTACTACACGAGCGCCGACAAGCTCGGTCCGATGCTCAAGTGGACCGAGGAGGAGCTCACCTACCTGCTGACCTACTTCACCACCGAAGGTGCCAATGGAACGTCACACATCAACGGCGACCTCATCCCCGCCGAGCCGATCAAGATAACCACCAAGGAGCAGTACTGGGACCTCCAGAAGATAAGCATGCTCATAGGCATCCTCGAGAGCGAGAGGGTCTTCCTCATCGAGACCTGGGAGTTCTACCCGGCCAACAAGGAGAGGGTCGTTAAGATAACCCCCGAGGCCAGCACGGGTATCGGCCAGCGCTGGAGCGTCATGACCGCCCAGACCCCGGACAAGCACCTCAAGATCGCCCAGTTCGCCTCGACCGGTGCCATGTTCATGAGTGCATTCAACCCGGTCGGCGGTCTGAGCGACGTTTACAGCGTCCGCGTCTGGAACCTCATCAGGGATTACGGTGCCACCACCAACTTCGACGGCATAGTGGCCCCGTACAGGTGCAAGTGGCAGCTTGAGCGCGGTGAGTTCAAGGTTCCGGACGATGCGGTCATCTACAACCAGACCCAGGGCTGGATCGCGGCGAACGCCGGCAAGACCGCCAGGGTTAAGGTCAAGGTCAGCTGTGACTTCGGCGAGTGGCACAACGGTGTTAAGGGCAACATCGACGACCTCAAGTACTACGTCGCCTTCCTCTACACCTGGGCTTACAAGGACGGCGCCGACGACCCGTACTACGATGAGAGCCTCGGTGGAACCGCCGGAACGCTCCAGAACATCCTTGGCTGGCAGTGGACTGACGACGGTTACGTTGCCTACGGTACCTACGAGCACCCGCTCGCCGACGACATGACTGCCGGCTTCTACGTGTTCTATCCGACGCTTCCGTGGGAGCTCTACTGGGCCATGGGCGAGCTCGTCGCCAACAGCAAGAAGTACGGCATCGACAAGACCTACTCCTTCAGCAGCGGTGCCGAGGGTGTCCTCTGGCTCGACCTCCTCACCAAGGAGCACGTCGACGATCTCGCCAAGGTCATGATGAAGATCTCGGGTCTCACCATGGAAGACCTGACCAAGACCACGACGACCAGCTCACCGAGCCCCACCCAGACAACCACCAGCAGCCCAAGCCCCACCCAGACAACCAGCTCTCCGACCCAGACAACCAGCAGCCCGGCTGAGACCACCACGACCCCGGCAGGAGGAGGAAGCAACACCACCACCTACGTCGTCGTCGGTCTGGTGATAATCATCATAGCAGGAGCCGCCTGGTGGTACTACGCCAAGAAGTGAAGTGGTTTCGTTCTTTTCCCTCTTTTTTGAGATTTTATACCCGATTTCAAGAGTCTTCGATGGATCTCCGCTCTGCGCTTCTATGAAAATGTGTACATTTATGCAGTAAGATATATAAAGACAGTTTTACAATGCTGAAAAAGATACATCATCAAACAAGGCAATCTGTGAGGGGGTGAAAAAATGGGGTATCTAAAGTATCTGGCCTTTAGAATTCTAAACGCCATCCTCGTCCTGTTGATTGTGACCTTTATTATCTCGGCGCTCTTCGTTAAGGTTGCCGAGCAGAGCAACAGAGCAAAGATGTACGAAGAGCTTATGCAATGGGAGAGAACAGAGGGTTCTAAAATCAAGCAGAGTCAGGGTTTGGAGGCCTTTGAAAGGGCCAAGGCCGAGAAACAGGCCTCCCTTGAGAAGAAGTACGAACTGAACATTCCCTACTGGCAGAAGGTTTACAGGAAGGCCGTGCGCACACTTCGTCTGGATTTTGGAACTACGGGCATGCCGATCTTCGGCACGAACAAAGTTTCGGACATCATAAAGGTGGCCCTCCCGCGGAGCGTCATCCTCTTCACGACCGCAACTATAATAGTCATTATACTTGGCATCTTCCTGGGGGTTAGGGCCGCGAGGCACGCCGGCAGTGTCTTTGACAGGGGTCTCTCCATCTTCGCACTGCTCACCTACAGTCTGCCCATGTGGTGGACCGGGATGATGTTCCTCCTGATATTCGCGTTCAAACTCGGCTGGTTCCCGCTCAGCTCGATGTTTGACCCGCAGCTCACGGGCTGGGCCCACATCAAGGACGTCCTGTGGAAGCTGGCCCTCCCTGTGATTACCTACGTCTTCGTTGCCTTCGGTGGATGGGCGTGGACGACCAGGAACATCATGATAGGAACCCTCCAGGAGGACTTCATCATGGCCGCCAGGGCCAAGGGTGTTCCCGAGAGGAAGATCATCTACGGCCATGCCCTCCGTGCGGCGGCCCCGCCGATAGTTACCATGATAATCTTCTCCCTCCTCGGTTCGCTCGGCGGTGCAATAATCAGCGAGCTCGTCTTTAACTACCCCGGAATGGGCAGGCTCTACTGGGTTGCCCTCCAGCAGAACGAGACCAACCTCCTCATAGGGCTGACGTACTTCTTCACGGTGCTGTACCTTGCCGGGGTCGTCCTCGCGGACATGATATACGGATTCCTCGACCCGCGTGTTAAGGTCGGTGCTTCCGCCAAGATGTGAGGTGATTCGCGATGAGATGGGTAGACGTCAAAGAGGGCCTTAAGGGATTCCTCGAGGAATTTAAGAGGGAGAAGACCGGCATAGCCGGTGTTATCCTCCTCATTATACTCGTGCTTGTCGCACTCACCGCACCGTACACGACCATACCCGATCTTCCGGAGAAGTGGAGGAACTCCCAGTACTGGGAGGACAACCCCAAAAACGTTCCCCCAACCTGGTACAACATGTTCACGTCCAACAAGCTCGTGCCCCAGGAGGTTTACCTCCTCGACGACCTTAAAATAACTCACCCGAGCGATACGGTAACCATCGTGGAGGCCGACTACACCCTACCCAAGAAGTACGTTCTCGGGCCCCAGGGAATCATCATCAAGGGCCTGAACGTTACGCTCAATGAACCGTTCCAGGCTCCCACCATGGACGTTTATCTACTCAGGCCCGATGGAAAGAGGGTCCCCATCCTCACCAACAAGCAGCTCAGTTCCGGAACCACCATCTCAATCGGTAGGGACAGCAAGATCTCGGCCAACGTGTACATCTGGCTCGTCAACGTTACGGAGGGCAAGAAAATAACGATGTTTGAGGTGCCCCTGGAGACGATACTTATCAACGATATGGTTGCTCCAATGTTCGCGAAGGTCGAACCGGGCATGAACGTTAGTGAGATTATCGAGAATCCCCAGACCCTCCCCGGTAATTACAGGCTCGTTCTTCAGATAAACAACCCCGCTCCCAAAGACAACCAGGTGACCTACGACAACATCAAGGTGACTTTCCTCGGCAGGAGTTATGGAAATATGGGTACCGACTACCTCGGCAGGGACCTCTGGGCTGGTATCATCTGGGGAAGCAGGGTTTCCCTCACCATTGGAATACTCGTTTCGGTCCTGAGCACCATCATCGGTCTCGTGTACGGAGTTACGAGCGCCTACCTCGGTGGAAACGCCGACGAGGTCATGATGCGTATCAACGAGATCTTCGCCTCGATTCCGAGCCTGCCGATACTCATCCTCATAGGTGCCACCGCCGGACACATAACCCTCTGGTTCATAGTCCTGCTGCTGGTCATCTTCGGGTGGATGGGAATAGCAAGGATCTCGAGAAGTATGGCCCTCCAGATCAAGGAGCAGACCTACATCGAGGCGGCGAAGGCCCTCGGTGCCGGCAACGGCAGGATAATCTTCAAGCACATCCTACCACAGCTTCTTCCCTACGCCTTCGCGGTCATAGCCCTCAGCGTTCCAGGTGCGGTTATAGCCGAGGCTTCCCTGAGCTTCCTTGGAATCGGTGACCCGACGGCCGTTACGTGGGGCCAGATACTCAACGCGGCCCAGGCCCAGTCGGCCACAACGAAGGGTTACTGGTGGTGGGTTCTCCCGCCCGGGCTTGGAATCGCCGTCGTCGGCCTCACCTTCGTCCTGATAGGTACGGCCCTCGACAAGATACTCAACCCGAGGCTCAGGAGGCTGTGAGGTGGTATAAATGGTCAGGAACGTACTCGAAGTTAAGGATCTTAAGATGTATTACTTCACCAACAAGGGTGTCGTTAAGGCCGTTGATAACATCTCCTTCAACCTCAGAAAGGGTGAGGTGCTGGGACTTGCCGGGGAGAGCGGATGCGGCAAGTCCTCCCTCGGTTTTACCCTT encodes:
- a CDS encoding ABC transporter substrate-binding protein, with the translated sequence MGLMLFSIFAVHPVSAADYTPKDIPLNSDQAKARFKADLQWYLKYGHFVISNGPYMLVMYSPENLYLKLEKFNGARTVYTDTLPKDGYADVIEYQGVQNPENVILQIAKGEYDLGMFAFPAGRYQGLGADVLANLNLYKSASSYNELTFNTYHDPDKDAPIVTVGDNVYFNPFAIREVRFAMNYLISRDYIVQNIYQGSGAPMFGCIRPSHPADKYFEPVYNALGLSGAGNEQLALNIIDQAMNKAAQEVANYGHTLKKQDGMWYFDGQPVTLKFIIRTEDERKDIGLYVADLLEKKVGFKVERLLWDRQKAGQVVFAKPPSNYEWNIYTGGWGTSGIPSVWIDDYTAWFYAAWYGYVPGAVEPKHVNTVTVEDALKYIGNGDVNAGLQKIGAEYYTSADKLGPMLKWTEEELTYLLTYFTTEGANGTSHINGDLIPAEPIKITTKEQYWDLQKISMLIGILESERVFLIETWEFYPANKERVVKITPEASTGIGQRWSVMTAQTPDKHLKIAQFASTGAMFMSAFNPVGGLSDVYSVRVWNLIRDYGATTNFDGIVAPYRCKWQLERGEFKVPDDAVIYNQTQGWIAANAGKTARVKVKVSCDFGEWHNGVKGNIDDLKYYVAFLYTWAYKDGADDPYYDESLGGTAGTLQNILGWQWTDDGYVAYGTYEHPLADDMTAGFYVFYPTLPWELYWAMGELVANSKKYGIDKTYSFSSGAEGVLWLDLLTKEHVDDLAKVMMKISGLTMEDLTKTTTTSSPSPTQTTTSSPSPTQTTSSPTQTTSSPAETTTTPAGGGSNTTTYVVVGLVIIIIAGAAWWYYAKK
- a CDS encoding ABC transporter permease translates to MGYLKYLAFRILNAILVLLIVTFIISALFVKVAEQSNRAKMYEELMQWERTEGSKIKQSQGLEAFERAKAEKQASLEKKYELNIPYWQKVYRKAVRTLRLDFGTTGMPIFGTNKVSDIIKVALPRSVILFTTATIIVIILGIFLGVRAARHAGSVFDRGLSIFALLTYSLPMWWTGMMFLLIFAFKLGWFPLSSMFDPQLTGWAHIKDVLWKLALPVITYVFVAFGGWAWTTRNIMIGTLQEDFIMAARAKGVPERKIIYGHALRAAAPPIVTMIIFSLLGSLGGAIISELVFNYPGMGRLYWVALQQNETNLLIGLTYFFTVLYLAGVVLADMIYGFLDPRVKVGASAKM
- a CDS encoding ABC transporter permease, producing MRWVDVKEGLKGFLEEFKREKTGIAGVILLIILVLVALTAPYTTIPDLPEKWRNSQYWEDNPKNVPPTWYNMFTSNKLVPQEVYLLDDLKITHPSDTVTIVEADYTLPKKYVLGPQGIIIKGLNVTLNEPFQAPTMDVYLLRPDGKRVPILTNKQLSSGTTISIGRDSKISANVYIWLVNVTEGKKITMFEVPLETILINDMVAPMFAKVEPGMNVSEIIENPQTLPGNYRLVLQINNPAPKDNQVTYDNIKVTFLGRSYGNMGTDYLGRDLWAGIIWGSRVSLTIGILVSVLSTIIGLVYGVTSAYLGGNADEVMMRINEIFASIPSLPILILIGATAGHITLWFIVLLLVIFGWMGIARISRSMALQIKEQTYIEAAKALGAGNGRIIFKHILPQLLPYAFAVIALSVPGAVIAEASLSFLGIGDPTAVTWGQILNAAQAQSATTKGYWWWVLPPGLGIAVVGLTFVLIGTALDKILNPRLRRL